Proteins from a single region of Sporosarcina sp. P33:
- a CDS encoding LCP family protein, which produces MKREEYKRKKGSKTKRFFKIALFTFLLAAIAISAYAFKLHNQAVNVLDRSYEPIAKSEPPEMYVEPAKDNVSILLIGVDESEARLEREEHGRSDALVLATLNPKAKSIKLVSIPRDSYVYIPQVHYKDKITHAHAYGGTKASIDTVEELFDIPVNYYVKMNFNAFIDVVDALGGVEVEVPYERIEKDENDKNAIHLMPGLQRLDGRHTLALARTRKLDNDIERGKRQQMILQAMIKEATSLTSITKYGDVINALGENMKTDMTSKQMLSFIQYIKTGLPEVDTLTLKGYDDMSTGIYYYKLDEQNLGETKQILKSHLGLIPDSSSLTELDINQTSASSQTAYQ; this is translated from the coding sequence ATGAAAAGAGAAGAATATAAGAGGAAAAAGGGGTCGAAAACGAAGCGCTTCTTTAAAATAGCCTTGTTCACATTCCTCCTCGCTGCAATAGCCATTTCGGCATACGCCTTCAAATTGCATAATCAGGCGGTAAATGTGCTCGATCGCTCCTATGAACCGATTGCAAAATCAGAGCCGCCTGAAATGTATGTAGAGCCCGCTAAAGATAACGTTTCTATCCTGCTGATCGGCGTCGACGAAAGTGAAGCACGCCTGGAAAGAGAAGAGCACGGAAGATCCGATGCACTGGTGCTTGCCACATTAAATCCAAAGGCCAAAAGCATCAAACTCGTCAGCATCCCGCGTGATTCCTATGTCTATATTCCACAAGTCCATTACAAAGACAAAATTACCCACGCCCATGCGTACGGCGGAACAAAAGCATCCATTGATACCGTCGAAGAATTATTTGATATTCCAGTTAACTATTACGTCAAAATGAACTTCAACGCTTTCATTGATGTCGTAGATGCACTGGGCGGCGTCGAAGTCGAAGTGCCGTACGAACGCATCGAGAAAGATGAAAACGACAAAAACGCAATACATCTGATGCCGGGACTGCAGCGTTTGGACGGACGCCACACACTGGCCCTTGCACGAACACGCAAACTCGACAATGACATCGAGCGCGGCAAACGCCAGCAAATGATTCTCCAGGCAATGATCAAAGAAGCCACATCTCTTACATCCATTACCAAATACGGAGACGTCATTAACGCACTCGGGGAGAATATGAAGACAGACATGACTTCTAAACAAATGCTGTCCTTTATCCAATATATAAAGACCGGACTTCCTGAAGTGGATACACTCACACTGAAAGGCTATGACGATATGTCCACCGGCATCTACTACTACAAACTAGATGAACAGAACCTGGGCGAAACAAAGCAAATTCTAAAATCCCACCTCGGCCTGATTCCCGACTCTTCTTCCTTAACCGAACTCGACATAAACCAAACCTCCGCCTCATCCCAAACGGCTTATCAATAA